The following are encoded in a window of Acidimicrobiales bacterium genomic DNA:
- a CDS encoding DUF512 domain-containing protein: protein MSRPRVVAVAPGSPASAAGLAVGDEIVTIDGRVPADVIEYQQLVDEPDVVLEVDSGGLVREVTAVKAAGESLGIEVDAAIFDAVRTCDNHCEFCFIYQLPKGMRRSLYLKDDDYRLSFLYGNFTTLTRFTEMDLERVVTERLSPLYVSIHATDPEVRAEMLRNRRGATSLRWLRALLDHGIEVRGQVVVCPGVNDGGVLEDTMAGVLDEYPELASVAVVPLGISDHSNEARMRAHTVAEAQAVLDTVEEWQAIFSAVLGRRMVFAADEYHLLADRPFPTAEAYEDFGMHEDGIGMVRTFERELRGEVDEPTGPAAGFFAWVDGAPAEGYRAPRVAPAATPSLRADADGAVPVMLGPRADAPVTILTGDYGARVLPPMLDAIGRDDIEVCAVPNRFFGGNIGVAGLMVGADVASVLAESPTGRRYLLPDVCLSGGTFLDGMSVADLPRPVEVVATDGLALRRALGMSAAPVPTTSGASS, encoded by the coding sequence CGACGTGATCGAGTACCAACAGCTCGTCGACGAGCCCGATGTCGTCCTCGAGGTCGACTCGGGCGGGCTCGTGCGCGAGGTCACGGCGGTCAAGGCCGCCGGTGAGAGCCTGGGGATCGAGGTCGACGCAGCGATCTTCGACGCGGTCCGGACCTGCGACAACCACTGTGAGTTCTGCTTCATCTACCAGTTGCCCAAGGGCATGCGGCGCAGCCTCTACCTCAAGGACGACGACTACCGCCTGTCGTTCCTCTATGGGAACTTCACGACGCTGACCCGCTTCACCGAGATGGATCTCGAGCGGGTCGTAACCGAGCGACTGTCCCCGTTGTACGTCTCGATCCACGCCACCGACCCCGAGGTCCGTGCCGAGATGCTGCGCAACCGTCGGGGGGCGACCAGCCTCCGCTGGTTGCGCGCCCTGCTGGACCACGGGATCGAGGTCCGGGGCCAGGTCGTCGTGTGTCCCGGGGTCAACGACGGGGGTGTTCTCGAGGACACGATGGCCGGAGTGCTCGACGAGTACCCCGAACTGGCGTCGGTGGCGGTCGTGCCACTGGGGATCAGCGACCACTCGAACGAGGCCCGCATGCGCGCGCACACCGTCGCCGAGGCGCAGGCGGTTCTCGACACGGTCGAGGAATGGCAGGCGATCTTCAGTGCCGTGCTCGGCCGGCGGATGGTCTTCGCCGCCGACGAGTACCACCTTCTCGCCGATCGCCCGTTTCCCACCGCCGAGGCCTACGAGGACTTCGGCATGCACGAGGACGGCATCGGGATGGTCCGCACGTTCGAACGCGAGTTGCGCGGTGAGGTCGACGAGCCGACCGGGCCCGCTGCCGGCTTCTTCGCCTGGGTCGACGGTGCGCCCGCCGAGGGCTACCGGGCCCCGAGGGTCGCCCCGGCGGCGACGCCCAGCCTGCGTGCCGACGCCGATGGCGCCGTGCCTGTGATGCTGGGCCCTCGGGCCGACGCACCCGTGACCATCCTGACCGGGGACTACGGCGCACGGGTCCTGCCGCCGATGCTCGACGCGATCGGCCGCGACGACATCGAGGTGTGTGCCGTGCCCAACCGGTTCTTCGGCGGGAACATCGGCGTGGCCGGGCTCATGGTGGGCGCCGACGTCGCCTCCGTTCTCGCCGAATCGCCGACCGGCCGTCGGTACCTTCTCCCCGATGTCTGCCTGTCGGGGGGAACCTTTCTCGACGGCATGTCCGTCGCCGATCTTCCCCGTCCCGTCGAGGTCGTCGCCACCGACGGGCTCGCGCTACGCCGGGCTCTCGGCATGTCCGCGGCGCCCGTCCCCACCACCTCCGGAGCCAGCTCATGA
- the der gene encoding ribosome biogenesis GTPase Der → MTTLPTVAIVGRPNVGKSTLMNRVLGRREAIVEERPGVTRDRKEVVADWQGRFFVLVDTGGWSLAGDDLDDKVSRQSEQAMYAADVAVLVVDATTGVTSEDDRVADLLRRREGPTLVAVNKVDDQSRESLIWEFMSLGFGDPFPLSALHGRGSGDLLDAIVALLPPAEGEEPDDEWIGDDDLAGDALGEDADEDLISVAIVGRPNVGKSTLFNRLVGEDRSVVHDMPGTTRDSVDTVIETEVGTVRIVDTAGLRRRSRIDDGTEYYAMTRALSSIDRADIALLVIDATQGVTHQDQRLAERIDVAGCPIIIVMNKWEMLDADSRPVVERSMERKLHFLGEAPIMRISAISGRGVQRLMPLLSRSVDDYHRRVPTRQVNQVIREAQIAQAAPGGARVLYATQGAIDPPTFTLFANRRLPQTYVRYLERALREAFDLGSTPIKLRVRNRSE, encoded by the coding sequence ATGACCACCCTTCCCACCGTGGCGATCGTCGGGCGCCCCAACGTGGGCAAGTCCACGCTGATGAACCGGGTACTCGGCCGCCGCGAGGCCATCGTCGAGGAGCGTCCCGGGGTCACCCGTGACCGCAAGGAGGTCGTCGCCGACTGGCAGGGTCGCTTCTTCGTCCTCGTCGACACGGGCGGCTGGTCGCTCGCGGGCGACGACCTCGACGACAAGGTGTCGCGCCAGAGCGAGCAGGCGATGTACGCGGCGGACGTGGCCGTGCTGGTCGTGGACGCAACCACGGGTGTGACGTCCGAGGACGATCGTGTCGCGGACCTCCTGAGGCGGCGGGAGGGCCCGACGCTGGTGGCGGTCAACAAGGTCGACGACCAGAGCCGCGAATCGCTGATCTGGGAGTTCATGTCGCTCGGGTTCGGTGATCCGTTCCCTCTCAGCGCGCTGCACGGCCGCGGTTCCGGCGACCTTCTCGATGCGATCGTCGCCCTGCTGCCGCCGGCCGAGGGCGAAGAGCCCGACGACGAGTGGATCGGCGACGATGATCTCGCCGGCGACGCCCTCGGCGAGGACGCCGACGAGGACCTGATCTCGGTGGCGATCGTCGGGCGCCCCAACGTCGGGAAGTCGACCCTCTTCAACCGTCTCGTCGGTGAGGACCGCTCGGTCGTCCACGACATGCCCGGCACCACCCGGGACTCGGTGGACACAGTCATCGAGACCGAGGTCGGCACGGTCCGGATCGTCGACACGGCCGGCCTGCGCCGGCGTTCCCGCATCGACGACGGCACGGAGTACTACGCGATGACCCGGGCGCTGTCGTCCATCGACCGCGCCGACATCGCGCTGCTCGTGATCGACGCCACCCAGGGCGTGACCCACCAGGACCAGCGCCTGGCGGAGCGGATCGACGTGGCCGGCTGCCCGATCATCATCGTGATGAACAAGTGGGAGATGCTCGACGCCGACAGCCGTCCCGTGGTGGAGCGCTCCATGGAACGCAAGCTGCACTTCCTCGGCGAGGCACCCATCATGCGGATCTCGGCCATCAGCGGGCGGGGCGTGCAGCGGCTCATGCCCCTGCTGAGTCGATCCGTGGACGATTACCACCGCCGCGTCCCCACCCGCCAGGTCAACCAGGTGATCCGCGAAGCCCAGATCGCCCAGGCGGCACCCGGCGGCGCGCGGGTGCTCTATGCCACCCAGGGGGCGATCGATCCGCCGACGTTCACCCTGTTCGCCAACCGGCGGCTGCCCCAGACCTACGTCCGCTATCTCGAACGGGCGCTGCGGGAGGCCTTCGACCTCGGCTCGACGCCGATCAAGCTCCGGGTGCGTAACCGCTCGGAGTAG
- a CDS encoding PP2C family protein-serine/threonine phosphatase, whose product METPILVVVACACLVAAAVWVRSARHRLRFVRQIERQRRQADLADRAEFDEALELANSGFRKEVHAAGLYVVIALASLVVAVTESRGWLSLYVLVAIPALISATWGRNSAREARITQQRFEIEKRAEETLAQEDLAPRAWAGRLAPEDLPAFKGFETGQVYQAGSGLMAGDFFDVFNVAETRVAAVLGDVAGHGIESSITAFQAKYLLRVFLRQFRDPAQALQELNRQMSSGDRGEEFISLVVVVFDTQAQTVRYASAGHPAAWLWHDREVMPLRATGPLVMLHGSSEYYSREIGLNSGDIVLMYTDGLAEVKRGSDLFGEDRVAMLLRRDPTVSPEVLCKQMYEAASDFSDGPIADDVAILAIRKV is encoded by the coding sequence ATGGAGACACCGATCCTGGTCGTCGTGGCCTGTGCGTGTCTCGTGGCGGCCGCCGTATGGGTGCGGTCCGCGAGACACCGGCTTCGCTTCGTGCGACAGATCGAACGTCAACGCCGTCAGGCGGACCTGGCGGACCGGGCCGAGTTCGACGAGGCGCTCGAGTTGGCCAACTCGGGTTTCCGCAAGGAGGTCCACGCAGCGGGCCTCTACGTCGTCATCGCCCTCGCCAGCCTGGTCGTCGCGGTCACCGAGAGCCGCGGATGGCTCTCCCTGTACGTCCTGGTCGCCATTCCGGCCCTGATCTCGGCGACGTGGGGTCGCAACTCCGCCCGGGAGGCCCGCATCACCCAGCAGCGCTTCGAGATCGAGAAGCGCGCCGAGGAGACCCTCGCCCAGGAGGACCTCGCACCCCGGGCCTGGGCCGGACGGCTCGCTCCGGAGGACCTGCCGGCCTTCAAGGGGTTCGAGACCGGTCAGGTGTACCAGGCCGGTTCGGGCCTGATGGCCGGCGACTTCTTCGACGTGTTCAACGTGGCCGAGACACGGGTGGCTGCGGTCCTCGGCGACGTCGCCGGACACGGCATCGAGTCGTCCATCACGGCGTTCCAGGCGAAGTACCTGCTGCGGGTGTTCCTGCGCCAGTTCCGTGATCCCGCCCAGGCCCTCCAGGAGCTCAACCGGCAGATGTCGAGCGGTGACCGCGGCGAGGAGTTCATCTCTCTCGTGGTCGTCGTCTTCGACACGCAGGCCCAGACGGTCAGGTACGCGTCCGCAGGTCACCCCGCTGCGTGGCTGTGGCACGACCGAGAGGTCATGCCACTGAGGGCGACGGGTCCCCTCGTCATGCTCCACGGGAGCTCCGAGTACTACAGCCGCGAGATCGGGTTGAACTCGGGCGACATCGTGCTGATGTACACCGACGGTCTCGCCGAGGTGAAGCGCGGATCGGATCTCTTCGGCGAGGACCGGGTGGCGATGTTGCTACGGCGGGACCCCACGGTTTCCCCTGAGGTGCTGTGCAAGCAGATGTACGAGGCGGCGAGCGACTTCTCGGACGGGCCGATCGCCGACGACGTGGCGATCCTCGCCATCCGCAAGGTCTGA
- a CDS encoding histidine kinase, giving the protein MRSWIEDEVDFAGAGAALGVAAGVLAVANSSSWAWLCLVPATLLVVVRALWRSMPPWLLLAGTAAPVLATEAADVGKDGWFLVCVALVVSGAARPTRLTLALMGAIVVAPFWLWVGRIDDYVEMGPWTWMMGLGLSALFGVTAGRQRDLIGHLESSQKRLAEAAADNERRRIARELHDVVGHSFSVVLLHLSGARRMLDSDPARAREALAEAEGVGRRSMNDLRAALTLLRDDDDSSDPVHGYEALPRLVDGFRQAGMDVSLTTSGDPDAVDPAAGVVLYGVAREALTNAVKHGTSGPVSIDVSLSGTAEMHIRNPVPRGTVVNGAASGIGLTGMSERLQAVGGRLDVDCGNGVWAVSAYLPVHSAADA; this is encoded by the coding sequence ATGCGGTCCTGGATCGAGGACGAGGTCGACTTCGCCGGCGCCGGCGCCGCCCTGGGTGTCGCCGCGGGAGTTCTCGCCGTCGCCAACTCGTCGTCGTGGGCGTGGCTCTGCCTGGTGCCCGCGACGCTGCTGGTGGTCGTGAGGGCCCTGTGGCGGTCGATGCCGCCGTGGCTACTGCTCGCGGGGACCGCCGCGCCGGTCCTCGCCACCGAGGCGGCTGACGTCGGTAAGGACGGATGGTTCCTCGTGTGCGTGGCGTTGGTGGTCAGCGGCGCGGCCCGCCCGACGCGCCTCACGCTGGCTCTGATGGGCGCGATAGTGGTCGCGCCGTTCTGGTTGTGGGTCGGCCGTATCGACGACTACGTCGAGATGGGGCCATGGACCTGGATGATGGGCCTCGGGCTGTCGGCACTGTTCGGTGTGACCGCCGGCCGTCAGAGAGACCTGATCGGCCATCTCGAGTCGTCGCAGAAGCGCCTGGCGGAGGCCGCAGCCGACAACGAACGGCGACGCATCGCACGGGAACTCCACGATGTCGTCGGACACTCCTTCAGCGTCGTGTTGTTGCACCTCTCGGGGGCACGCCGGATGCTCGACTCCGACCCCGCGCGTGCGCGTGAGGCCCTGGCCGAGGCCGAAGGTGTCGGACGGCGTTCGATGAACGACCTACGGGCCGCGCTGACGCTGTTGCGCGACGACGACGACAGCAGCGACCCGGTGCACGGCTACGAGGCGCTGCCTCGCCTCGTGGACGGATTCCGCCAGGCCGGAATGGACGTCTCGCTGACCACGAGCGGCGACCCTGACGCCGTCGATCCCGCCGCCGGCGTCGTTCTCTACGGCGTGGCCCGCGAGGCACTGACCAACGCGGTGAAACACGGGACGTCCGGTCCGGTGAGCATCGACGTGAGCCTTTCCGGAACTGCCGAGATGCACATCCGCAACCCCGTCCCGCGCGGGACCGTCGTGAACGGGGCGGCCTCGGGCATCGGTCTCACCGGCATGAGCGAACGACTCCAGGCCGTCGGTGGGCGACTCGACGTGGACTGTGGCAACGGTGTCTGGGCCGTGTCCGCCTACCTGCCCGTGCATTCGGCTGCGGATGCGTGA
- a CDS encoding response regulator transcription factor, translated as MGDIGIVLVDDQPLIRQGLKLILDSEPGFEIVGEADDGAEALVIVDSVPCDLVVMDIRMPVLDGVAATRSIAESGGPPVLVLTTFGENEILWDALDAGAAGFALKSASSDDLIGAVRSVASGGSWLDPTLMPEVLESYRRVVIPQKRDAGLLDDLTPREHDVLRLMARGRTNSEISSDLFVGETTVKTHVGAIFSKLGVRDRAAAIVYAFDHGVVTPGGG; from the coding sequence ATGGGTGACATCGGGATCGTCCTCGTCGACGACCAGCCCCTCATCCGCCAAGGGCTCAAGTTGATCCTGGACTCGGAGCCGGGCTTCGAGATCGTCGGCGAGGCCGATGACGGTGCCGAGGCGCTCGTCATCGTCGATTCGGTGCCCTGTGACCTCGTGGTCATGGACATCCGGATGCCGGTCCTCGACGGCGTCGCAGCGACCCGGAGCATCGCCGAAAGCGGTGGCCCGCCGGTGCTGGTGCTGACCACTTTCGGTGAGAACGAGATCCTCTGGGACGCACTCGACGCCGGCGCCGCCGGCTTCGCGCTGAAGAGTGCGAGTTCCGACGACCTGATCGGTGCAGTCCGATCGGTGGCCAGCGGCGGGTCGTGGCTCGATCCGACCCTCATGCCCGAGGTCCTGGAGTCCTACCGGCGGGTCGTCATCCCCCAGAAGCGTGACGCCGGTCTGCTCGATGATCTGACGCCGCGCGAACACGACGTCCTGCGTCTCATGGCGCGGGGTCGCACCAACTCGGAGATCTCCAGCGATCTGTTCGTGGGGGAGACCACCGTCAAGACCCACGTCGGGGCGATCTTCTCCAAGCTGGGTGTGCGCGACCGGGCCGCGGCGATCGTCTACGCCTTCGATCACGGCGTCGTGACGCCCGGGGGCGGCTGA
- a CDS encoding MMPL family transporter encodes MFTRLGHLVVRRRRVVLVSSLVALVIAGVLGTGVFDRLSGGGFEDPDSESFRADELLETDFDAGRSNILLLVTADGGDVRSPEVAAEAAAVQATLAEIEGVTDVVSFWSLGEPPSLASDDGSRALILARVPGDEDTQEEVAGVVIEELTADGDVIEVAVGGELAVYDAIGSTIEGDLATAEAIAIPLTLLLLVIIFRGIVAALLPIAVGVAAIFGAFLVLFGVTAFTDVSIFSLNLVTALGLGLAIDYSLLIVSRYREELAAGLDPDQAVVRTVATAGRTVAFSALTVAVSLSALLLFPLYFLRSFAYAGVGVILVAMFASVITLPALLAALGTRVNKWSLGGRAQRSADSPFWGRVATSVMARPGVVTAAVVAVLLFVGLPFLNVNFGGADARSLPSDDETRITSEIIDTEFLSDEGAAFPVVATGIGGDTEAVESYAAAVSNVTDIARVDTVTGSYVDGIRVAEPDPTSARFDNGESVWLSVVPEFEPISSAGEARIAEIRDIDTSFDTLVAGATASLVDSKSAIFDLVPLAGLWIAVATFILLFLMFGSFLVPLKAIVLNSLSLTATFGAMVWIFQEGNGAGLLDFTATGLTDTTTPILMFCIAFGLSMDYEVFLLSRMKEEYDRTGDNDTAVAAGLAKTGGIVTAAALVLSVTFFAFATSGVTFIKLFGLGLAIAILADAFVVRATLVPALMKMAGGANWWAPVWARRIHDRFGLSEGESDPTGDDDGASREPAPVTV; translated from the coding sequence ATGTTCACCCGTCTCGGCCATCTCGTCGTGAGGCGGCGCCGCGTGGTGCTCGTCTCGTCTCTCGTAGCCCTCGTGATCGCCGGCGTACTCGGGACAGGCGTCTTCGACCGTCTCTCCGGCGGTGGATTCGAGGATCCGGACTCGGAGTCCTTCCGGGCCGACGAGCTCCTCGAGACCGATTTCGATGCGGGTCGCTCGAACATTCTCCTGCTGGTCACCGCTGACGGCGGTGACGTTCGCAGCCCCGAGGTTGCGGCGGAGGCCGCCGCCGTGCAGGCCACGCTCGCGGAGATCGAGGGAGTGACCGACGTCGTTTCGTTCTGGTCGCTCGGCGAGCCGCCCTCGCTCGCCTCCGACGACGGGTCACGGGCGCTGATCCTCGCCCGGGTCCCCGGCGACGAGGACACCCAGGAGGAGGTGGCCGGCGTCGTCATCGAGGAGTTGACCGCCGACGGGGACGTCATCGAGGTGGCAGTCGGTGGTGAGCTGGCGGTCTACGATGCGATCGGGAGCACGATCGAAGGCGATCTCGCCACGGCCGAAGCGATCGCGATCCCGCTGACCCTGCTGCTGCTGGTGATCATCTTCCGGGGGATCGTCGCCGCCCTGTTGCCCATCGCCGTCGGTGTCGCAGCGATCTTCGGGGCGTTCCTCGTGCTGTTCGGCGTGACGGCGTTCACCGACGTGTCGATCTTCAGCCTCAACCTGGTCACGGCGCTCGGCCTGGGCCTCGCGATCGACTACAGCCTGCTGATCGTGTCGCGCTACCGGGAGGAACTCGCCGCCGGGCTCGACCCCGACCAGGCCGTGGTGCGCACGGTCGCAACCGCCGGGCGCACGGTGGCCTTCAGCGCCCTCACCGTTGCCGTGTCGCTGTCGGCGCTGCTGTTGTTCCCGCTGTACTTCCTGCGGAGCTTCGCCTACGCCGGCGTCGGCGTGATCCTGGTGGCGATGTTCGCCTCCGTCATCACGCTGCCTGCGCTGCTGGCGGCCCTCGGGACCCGGGTGAACAAGTGGTCCCTCGGTGGGCGCGCCCAGCGGTCGGCGGACTCGCCGTTCTGGGGGCGGGTGGCCACGTCGGTGATGGCCCGGCCGGGCGTCGTGACGGCCGCCGTGGTCGCTGTCCTGTTGTTCGTCGGGCTGCCCTTCCTGAACGTGAACTTCGGTGGCGCCGATGCCAGGTCGCTGCCCTCCGACGACGAGACGCGCATCACCAGCGAGATCATCGACACCGAGTTCCTCTCCGACGAGGGTGCGGCCTTTCCGGTGGTCGCCACCGGCATCGGCGGGGACACGGAAGCCGTCGAGTCCTACGCGGCCGCCGTGTCGAACGTGACCGACATCGCCCGTGTCGACACGGTGACCGGCAGCTACGTCGACGGGATCCGGGTGGCGGAACCTGATCCGACGTCGGCCCGTTTCGACAACGGGGAGTCGGTGTGGCTGAGCGTCGTTCCCGAGTTCGAGCCCATCTCGTCGGCCGGTGAGGCGCGTATCGCCGAGATCCGTGACATCGACACGTCCTTCGACACACTGGTGGCGGGCGCGACGGCGAGCCTCGTGGACTCGAAGAGCGCGATCTTCGATCTGGTGCCTCTCGCCGGGCTGTGGATCGCCGTGGCCACGTTCATCCTGCTGTTCCTGATGTTCGGGAGCTTTCTCGTCCCGCTCAAGGCGATCGTGTTGAACAGTCTCAGCCTGACCGCCACGTTCGGGGCGATGGTGTGGATCTTCCAGGAGGGCAATGGCGCCGGCCTACTCGACTTCACCGCCACGGGACTGACCGATACGACCACGCCGATCCTGATGTTCTGCATCGCCTTCGGGCTGAGCATGGACTACGAGGTCTTCCTCCTGTCGAGGATGAAGGAGGAGTACGACCGCACGGGGGACAACGACACCGCCGTGGCCGCCGGGCTCGCCAAGACGGGCGGGATCGTGACCGCAGCCGCGCTGGTGCTGTCGGTCACCTTCTTCGCCTTCGCCACGAGCGGGGTGACGTTCATCAAGCTGTTCGGTCTCGGGCTGGCGATCGCCATCCTGGCGGACGCCTTCGTCGTGCGGGCGACGCTCGTGCCGGCCCTGATGAAGATGGCGGGCGGCGCCAACTGGTGGGCTCCGGTCTGGGCGCGCCGTATCCACGACCGCTTCGGTCTCTCCGAAGGTGAGTCGGATCCGACGGGCGACGACGACGGGGCGTCCCGCGAGCCCGCACCGGTCACGGTTTGA
- a CDS encoding nucleotidyltransferase family protein — protein MKPGHPAELVLDLARLVGGGLDLLRCCTAADADGVREAWQRWSGTTGPPHASSFGGRRRRERGMLAMLSSRLREAQVETDAELATLLRMALVRERRRAEAHRAVLIEVLDAVDSDALVLRGPPLAEWAYHDPDLRHSGPLQILVEPGAFDSAAASVAAVTRHLGRAPGRAVSEHASGLEVVIATSLFPGRLHAVDASSVTAQRKVVTVAGRPVATLDPTLTLLELCVLCSSHPGVRHLRWPADAVLVAKTGEVDWDHFVETGVSWRLGPVIASTSQLLRDELGADIPADVPGRLVSAGRSDALTAELAVAAYREAVGGDLRSLLTHLPDPRSRWRAVRMTGRPSPAMQRLTGRPFRWRDQPGRATRTARAWVHR, from the coding sequence GTGAAACCCGGCCACCCGGCCGAACTCGTGCTCGACCTGGCCAGGCTGGTCGGCGGCGGGCTCGATCTGCTGCGTTGCTGCACGGCCGCAGACGCCGATGGGGTCCGCGAAGCCTGGCAGAGGTGGAGCGGGACGACTGGGCCGCCTCATGCGTCGTCGTTCGGCGGACGCCGCCGCCGCGAGCGCGGGATGCTGGCGATGCTGTCATCGCGGCTGCGGGAGGCACAGGTCGAGACGGATGCGGAGCTCGCGACCCTGTTGCGGATGGCACTGGTCCGCGAACGGCGCCGGGCGGAGGCCCACAGGGCCGTGCTGATCGAGGTCCTCGACGCAGTTGACTCCGATGCGCTGGTCCTACGTGGTCCGCCGCTCGCTGAGTGGGCGTACCACGATCCGGACCTGCGTCACTCGGGCCCGCTCCAGATCCTCGTAGAGCCCGGCGCCTTCGACTCGGCGGCTGCGAGCGTCGCAGCGGTCACCCGGCACCTCGGGCGCGCGCCGGGCCGGGCGGTGTCGGAGCACGCGTCCGGCCTGGAGGTCGTCATCGCCACATCGCTGTTCCCCGGTCGGCTCCACGCAGTGGATGCATCATCGGTGACGGCGCAGCGCAAAGTCGTCACCGTGGCTGGTCGGCCCGTCGCCACACTCGACCCGACGCTCACGCTGCTCGAACTCTGCGTGCTCTGTTCGAGCCATCCGGGTGTGCGGCATCTCCGCTGGCCGGCCGATGCCGTGCTCGTGGCGAAGACAGGCGAAGTCGACTGGGATCACTTCGTCGAGACGGGCGTCTCCTGGCGGCTCGGGCCGGTGATCGCGTCGACGTCTCAACTGCTGCGCGATGAGCTCGGCGCTGACATCCCCGCTGACGTACCCGGGCGGCTCGTGTCCGCCGGGAGATCTGACGCGCTGACTGCAGAACTGGCCGTCGCGGCCTACCGGGAGGCCGTCGGTGGGGACCTGCGCTCGCTCCTAACCCACCTCCCCGATCCGAGGTCCCGATGGCGTGCGGTGCGGATGACCGGCCGGCCGTCGCCTGCTATGCAGCGCCTGACCGGCCGACCGTTCCGGTGGCGGGACCAGCCCGGTCGTGCGACACGTACGGCCCGCGCGTGGGTTCACCGGTAG
- a CDS encoding PqqD family peptide modification chaperone, translating to MSNPARLVVPEDTIAAETLDGETVALDLVSGAYYSLAGVASDIWLLTAMGLTVDETVEVLVGRYDVDPETAEADVAALRSGLLEASLVEVADRAAPPAVRLDPPTASYATPELVTYHDMADLLALDPPLPGLSGMPTTDG from the coding sequence ATGAGCAATCCGGCCCGACTGGTTGTGCCCGAGGACACGATCGCCGCGGAGACCCTCGACGGCGAGACCGTCGCGCTCGACCTGGTCAGCGGCGCCTACTACAGCCTCGCGGGAGTCGCGTCCGACATCTGGCTACTGACGGCGATGGGCCTGACCGTCGACGAGACCGTCGAAGTGCTGGTCGGGCGCTACGACGTCGACCCCGAAACCGCAGAGGCCGACGTAGCGGCGCTGCGGTCGGGTCTGCTCGAGGCGTCTCTCGTCGAGGTGGCCGATCGTGCGGCACCGCCCGCGGTCCGGCTGGACCCGCCGACCGCTTCCTACGCCACGCCGGAGCTCGTCACCTACCACGACATGGCCGACCTGTTGGCGCTCGACCCGCCACTGCCCGGCTTGTCGGGCATGCCGACCACCGACGGGTGA
- a CDS encoding glycosyltransferase family 4 protein yields MRFVYWTQQFWPFVGGVEVLGTKYVAAMRARGHEPVVVTGHGPRRRPDTEVHEATPIHRLPFHDALTCGDPALVLETARTVRTLLDDIGPDLIHVNITDPSVFFLLRARHPTPAGDAPWVVSMRVAPDVAGAGAGSILGDALRRAAAISVASRAVVDELEALAPGVAARSVVIPNGLDTDGPEPTDPPTGPPVIAGLGRLVTDKGFDTAVDAFAQVAPDHPSARLVIGGDGPERTPLAARARALGVGGAVDLPGWVPPDRVRSFHAAASFVVMPSRWREAFGLVAVEAMLSGRAVIASDTGGLPEVVLHGRTGLLVAPEDPDALAAAMASLLDDPAWATELGRAGRLHALERFGLDRYVAEHETLYTDVVTSRRKS; encoded by the coding sequence GTGCGCTTCGTATACTGGACCCAGCAGTTCTGGCCCTTCGTCGGCGGCGTGGAGGTGCTGGGGACCAAGTACGTGGCGGCGATGAGAGCGCGGGGCCACGAGCCCGTGGTGGTCACAGGCCACGGACCTCGGCGCCGACCCGACACCGAGGTGCACGAGGCCACGCCGATCCACCGGTTGCCATTCCACGACGCCCTCACATGCGGTGACCCCGCCCTCGTCCTCGAGACGGCTCGCACGGTCCGGACGCTGCTCGACGACATCGGACCGGACCTGATCCATGTCAACATCACGGATCCGAGCGTCTTCTTCCTGCTGCGGGCTCGGCACCCGACCCCCGCCGGCGACGCGCCGTGGGTCGTCTCTATGCGCGTCGCACCCGACGTCGCCGGCGCCGGAGCGGGCTCGATCCTCGGTGACGCCCTCCGGCGAGCCGCCGCTATCAGCGTTGCGTCACGTGCCGTTGTCGACGAGCTCGAGGCGCTCGCTCCGGGTGTCGCCGCCCGCAGCGTCGTGATCCCCAACGGCCTCGACACCGACGGACCGGAACCAACCGACCCGCCGACCGGTCCGCCGGTCATCGCAGGTCTCGGCCGGCTCGTGACAGACAAGGGCTTCGACACCGCCGTCGACGCGTTCGCGCAGGTGGCGCCCGATCACCCTTCGGCACGACTCGTCATCGGTGGCGACGGCCCGGAACGAACCCCGCTCGCGGCCCGGGCCCGGGCGCTCGGTGTCGGCGGCGCCGTGGATCTGCCGGGCTGGGTCCCACCGGACCGGGTCCGCTCCTTCCACGCCGCGGCGTCGTTCGTTGTGATGCCGTCGCGGTGGCGCGAAGCGTTCGGGCTGGTCGCCGTGGAGGCGATGTTGTCGGGTCGGGCCGTGATCGCCTCGGACACCGGAGGCCTGCCCGAGGTGGTCCTGCACGGTCGGACCGGGCTCCTCGTTGCGCCGGAGGATCCCGACGCTCTGGCCGCGGCGATGGCGTCCCTGCTGGACGACCCGGCGTGGGCGACCGAACTCGGGCGCGCCGGGCGGCTCCACGCACTCGAGAGGTTCGGGCTCGACCGCTACGTCGCTGAACACGAGACCTTGTATACAGACGTCGTGACATCGAGGAGGAAGTCATGA